Proteins co-encoded in one Bacillus infantis NRRL B-14911 genomic window:
- a CDS encoding pullulanase yields MQKNRRQLSIFLSAIMLLSLWLPFMPARAAAAETEASDTPEAAQTSERQVRFTYIRDDKAYEGWNIWAWNTGVKDDQINFQSYENGKATVNIAVAPETKQFGFVLRSTENWNTAEKEFGDRFITVNKNDSLTKAYITSGVEKIRIVPDGSAPVINKGNATFYYRDKELFANDSMNSIEKVELKFNGETQEMVYEPENERFMLTYENIPNGKHEYSYLVTKDGKTIEVTDPYNTKDGISAIDFQQADLTVSASTRPAAIDYSQNAVLSVDIAGQTDEVKITKILADTSSLGGPDQLEIDPSLGKITIAADDSTTAGVKKIPVTAVDSYGNEYSGNAEIEIKTRQSAGEGDFDWDESVIYFMLTDRFFDGNSSNNDPYGLNYDDSRGAYQGGDFKGVTEKLDYLDELGVNTIWISPVVENIQYDVRDSEADGEPYYAYHGYWAENFSKLNPHFGTMEDFHTLIDEAHERGIKIMVDVVLNHTGYGLKELDAGKENPPPGYPDDGDRSRFKDIVRQGNVGSDEVVGELSSLPDIKTEDPAVRKQIIDWQTDWIEKATTADGNTIDYFRVDTVKHVEDATWMSFKNALTEKMPAFKMIGEAWGASADNNLGYLDSGMMDSLLDFGFKETARNFVNGKLKAANDALAARNAKVDNTATLGQFLSSHDEDGFLHSLGGDKGKMKVAASLQATAKGQPVIYYGEELGQTGANNYPQYDNRYDFAWDRVEDNDMLEHYKKILNFRKDHSKVFAKGDRTVTGGSDKEQFLLFARSYGGQTVYAGLNTADKAKTIKLAVDSKAATVTDHYSDQNYQTTEAGEVILTIPANSDGGTVLLTVDNGSITGASLQSGEEGEEPEIEPIPENSVRIHYNRADGSYENYGAWLWNDVKSPSANWPVGATMFEKKDSYGAYIDVPLAEGAKNIGFLIMDVSKGDAGKDGGDKSLTISSPEMNEIWIKQGSDQVYTYEPVDLPDNTVRIHYTRDNGDYDDFGLWHWGDSAAPSDNWPAGAADFTGTDRYGAYADIELNEDGKELGFLIVNESTGEKDAGDKTFNLLDKYSQLWIKQGDDVVYISPYGDVASGMTSAEVISEETILLNFTMTEGLTADGLKAGLSITDKDGKEISITSAKITGDKTAEVKAVFDLEKLPLSVTYSGRTVSASSGWRMLDKLYSYDGDDLGATYKNGRAVLKLWAPTASKVTANFYDKKDAAKLMGSVDLELGDKGVWSKEIQPSELNVDDLKGYYYQYEVTNNGVTKKVLDPYAKSMAAFTVNTKGEAGPDGDDVGKAAIIDLKGTDPNGFDHASIKGYEKREDAIIYEVHVRDFTSDPSIEADLNSRWGSYKAFIDKLDYIKSTGVTHVQLLPVMAWYFGDETQMGEREMEYSAGGNEYNWGYDPHSYFSPDGAYSENPEDAELRVKELKELIDAIHDAGMGVVLDVVYTHMAKASTLNDIVPNYYAFQDAKGNFLGGFGNNLATSHTMAEKLMVDSVKYWFDEYKIDGMRFDMMGDATYPSIQNAYDAAAAINPDALFIGEGWRTFAGHLADPALEGMGADQDWMDKTDDVGVFSDEIRNELKSGFGSEGEPRFITGGARDLGVIFNNIKGQPSNTADDDPGDMVQYIEAHDNLPLYDVIAQSIKKDPAIPENNLEIHKRIRLGNSLILTSQGTAFLHAGQEYGRTKQWLAEGVPEQKYHELTDENGVPFGYFIHDSYDSSDAINKFDWQKATNASAYKVNTMTREYTEGLIELRRSTNAFRLGDKELVDKNVSLLSFPEMKDQDLLIAYKNVSTDKTGSYYVFMNADSKVRSLTLGELDLSKGTVLVDNDEAGIKAVKDKSGFTLADGKLTLDPLTVVVIKEGAKGEENPGGNHEPSNPPAPGKPGTIELPAGAAEIVRQKNPSGKMEVITKIRSEKIAEIVNTISADRKMIAVKLEKPSSGETVLAQLPAKLFSEAVRKNKNVIIEIQADGAIYRIPVSEIDTAALAKKLGVSEDAVYITVSVNQASAPSKNAQVVSDAFAFELEAHAGDKKESISAFEKFAEKEIMGSKEFDPRKSTAVRFKQDGSFTAVPTVFDGKTAKIKSLTNSVYGIVENDKTFQDVNRSSWAEEYIETLASKYIIKGKTDEKYAPGEEITRAEFTVLLVRALGLPAKAYDKKFSDVKGNEWFNANGELTAAVHFGIISGKPDGTFAPNEKLTRAQAAVMIARAMDLGFLEFDKSQLNSNKKLTDFKDASQFGAWAKEGAEAVYQSGIMSGMTKTTFNPNGYTKRDQMAKILAEFLRKAEMMN; encoded by the coding sequence ATGCAAAAAAACCGACGCCAACTGTCCATCTTCCTGTCGGCCATTATGCTATTAAGCCTGTGGCTGCCATTTATGCCGGCACGTGCGGCAGCAGCTGAAACAGAAGCATCCGATACCCCTGAAGCAGCACAAACCTCTGAACGGCAGGTCCGTTTTACTTATATCCGCGATGACAAAGCCTATGAGGGCTGGAATATCTGGGCCTGGAACACAGGCGTGAAGGATGACCAGATCAATTTCCAATCCTATGAAAACGGGAAGGCGACCGTCAATATTGCTGTTGCCCCTGAAACGAAGCAGTTCGGCTTTGTTCTCCGCAGCACAGAGAACTGGAATACTGCGGAAAAGGAATTTGGCGACCGCTTCATTACTGTGAACAAAAATGACAGTTTGACAAAAGCATACATCACGAGCGGTGTGGAAAAGATCCGGATTGTCCCGGACGGATCAGCGCCTGTCATCAATAAAGGCAATGCCACTTTTTATTACCGCGATAAAGAGCTTTTTGCCAATGACAGCATGAATTCTATTGAAAAAGTTGAACTCAAATTCAACGGTGAAACACAAGAGATGGTGTATGAGCCGGAAAACGAGCGATTCATGCTTACATACGAGAATATCCCGAACGGGAAGCATGAGTACTCTTATCTTGTTACAAAAGACGGCAAAACCATAGAGGTTACAGATCCTTATAACACCAAGGACGGCATCTCTGCCATCGACTTTCAGCAGGCTGACTTGACTGTATCTGCCTCAACCAGGCCAGCAGCCATTGATTATAGCCAAAATGCTGTTCTGAGTGTAGATATAGCAGGACAGACTGACGAGGTAAAGATTACTAAAATTCTCGCTGATACTTCCTCTTTGGGAGGGCCTGATCAGCTGGAAATTGACCCTTCACTCGGCAAAATCACCATTGCTGCAGATGACAGCACTACTGCAGGTGTGAAAAAGATTCCTGTTACAGCAGTGGATTCTTATGGCAATGAATATAGCGGGAATGCCGAAATCGAAATCAAAACACGCCAATCTGCCGGTGAAGGTGATTTTGACTGGGATGAGTCAGTCATCTACTTTATGCTGACAGACCGTTTCTTTGACGGCAATTCCTCCAACAATGATCCATACGGACTGAATTATGACGATTCCCGCGGCGCCTATCAGGGCGGTGATTTCAAAGGGGTAACAGAAAAGCTGGACTACCTTGATGAGCTTGGCGTCAATACGATCTGGATCTCTCCGGTCGTGGAAAATATTCAATATGATGTCCGTGACAGTGAGGCCGATGGCGAGCCATATTATGCCTACCATGGCTACTGGGCGGAAAATTTCAGCAAGCTGAATCCTCATTTCGGCACGATGGAGGACTTCCATACCCTCATCGACGAAGCCCATGAGCGCGGCATTAAAATCATGGTGGATGTTGTATTGAACCATACCGGATACGGCCTCAAAGAACTGGATGCCGGCAAAGAAAACCCTCCGCCAGGCTACCCGGATGATGGAGACCGGAGCCGCTTCAAGGATATCGTCCGCCAGGGTAATGTGGGCAGCGATGAAGTGGTTGGCGAGCTGTCCAGCCTGCCGGATATTAAAACAGAGGATCCTGCTGTCCGAAAGCAGATCATCGACTGGCAGACAGACTGGATTGAAAAAGCAACAACGGCAGACGGCAATACAATCGATTATTTCCGTGTGGATACCGTCAAGCATGTGGAGGACGCCACCTGGATGAGCTTCAAAAATGCGCTCACCGAAAAAATGCCGGCATTCAAAATGATCGGTGAAGCATGGGGAGCAAGTGCAGATAATAATCTTGGCTACCTCGATTCCGGAATGATGGATTCCCTGCTGGACTTCGGCTTCAAAGAAACAGCCCGCAATTTTGTGAATGGCAAGCTCAAGGCCGCCAATGATGCCCTTGCTGCCCGGAATGCAAAAGTAGATAACACCGCAACACTGGGCCAGTTTTTAAGCAGCCATGACGAGGACGGTTTCCTGCATTCACTCGGCGGTGATAAGGGCAAAATGAAGGTAGCAGCCTCCCTGCAGGCAACGGCAAAAGGCCAGCCTGTTATCTATTATGGGGAGGAGCTTGGACAGACAGGCGCCAACAACTATCCTCAGTATGATAACCGCTACGATTTTGCATGGGATAGAGTGGAAGATAATGACATGCTCGAGCATTATAAAAAGATCCTTAACTTCAGGAAGGACCATTCCAAGGTTTTTGCCAAAGGTGACCGGACAGTGACTGGCGGCTCTGACAAGGAGCAATTCCTGCTGTTTGCCCGCAGCTATGGGGGACAGACCGTTTATGCCGGCCTGAACACAGCGGATAAGGCAAAAACCATTAAGCTGGCTGTTGATTCAAAAGCAGCCACAGTAACAGACCATTATTCTGATCAAAACTATCAAACTACTGAAGCTGGAGAAGTTATTCTGACAATCCCGGCCAACTCAGATGGCGGCACTGTCCTGCTGACCGTGGATAACGGCAGCATCACAGGGGCATCGCTTCAAAGCGGGGAAGAGGGCGAGGAACCTGAAATCGAGCCGATTCCTGAGAACTCTGTCCGCATCCACTATAACCGTGCCGACGGCAGCTATGAAAACTACGGGGCATGGCTCTGGAATGACGTGAAGTCCCCGTCAGCCAATTGGCCGGTCGGCGCAACCATGTTTGAAAAGAAAGACAGCTATGGTGCCTATATTGATGTACCGCTTGCTGAAGGAGCCAAAAATATCGGCTTCCTGATCATGGATGTGTCCAAAGGGGATGCAGGCAAGGACGGCGGCGATAAAAGCTTGACCATTTCCTCGCCGGAGATGAATGAAATCTGGATAAAGCAGGGATCTGATCAGGTGTATACCTATGAACCTGTCGATCTTCCGGACAACACCGTCCGCATCCATTATACCCGTGACAACGGGGACTATGATGATTTCGGACTATGGCACTGGGGCGATTCAGCAGCTCCTTCTGATAATTGGCCAGCTGGCGCGGCTGATTTTACCGGAACAGACCGGTACGGGGCGTATGCTGACATCGAACTGAATGAAGATGGCAAGGAACTGGGCTTCCTTATCGTGAACGAAAGCACTGGGGAAAAGGATGCCGGTGATAAGACCTTCAACCTGCTGGATAAATATAGTCAGCTTTGGATCAAGCAGGGAGACGATGTGGTCTATATTTCCCCATATGGAGATGTGGCATCAGGGATGACCTCTGCAGAAGTCATCTCAGAAGAAACAATTCTATTGAACTTTACCATGACAGAAGGATTGACTGCAGACGGATTGAAAGCCGGCTTATCTATCACTGATAAGGACGGTAAAGAAATATCCATTACAAGTGCAAAGATTACTGGTGATAAAACGGCTGAAGTTAAAGCAGTATTCGATCTTGAGAAACTGCCGCTTTCCGTAACCTATTCCGGCCGCACAGTTTCTGCTTCATCAGGCTGGCGGATGCTTGATAAGCTGTACAGCTATGATGGCGATGACCTTGGAGCCACCTACAAAAACGGCAGAGCGGTGCTGAAACTGTGGGCGCCGACAGCAAGCAAGGTTACGGCCAATTTCTATGATAAAAAAGATGCTGCAAAGCTGATGGGCAGTGTAGACCTGGAACTTGGCGATAAGGGCGTCTGGTCAAAAGAAATCCAGCCTTCCGAGCTTAATGTAGATGATCTTAAAGGGTATTACTACCAATATGAAGTAACCAATAACGGAGTAACGAAAAAGGTGCTGGATCCTTATGCGAAGTCGATGGCTGCTTTTACCGTCAACACGAAAGGGGAAGCGGGTCCGGACGGAGATGATGTCGGAAAAGCAGCAATCATCGATCTGAAGGGAACAGATCCGAACGGCTTTGACCATGCCAGCATCAAAGGATATGAAAAGCGCGAGGATGCCATCATCTATGAAGTCCATGTCCGCGATTTCACTTCCGATCCTTCGATTGAAGCCGATTTGAACTCAAGATGGGGTTCTTATAAAGCATTCATCGACAAGCTAGATTATATTAAGTCGACTGGTGTGACACACGTCCAGCTTCTGCCTGTCATGGCCTGGTATTTTGGCGATGAAACCCAAATGGGGGAGAGGGAAATGGAATATTCAGCAGGAGGAAACGAGTATAACTGGGGCTATGACCCGCACAGCTATTTCTCTCCTGACGGGGCTTACTCGGAAAATCCTGAAGACGCTGAGCTGCGTGTGAAGGAACTAAAGGAATTGATTGACGCAATCCACGATGCCGGCATGGGTGTGGTCCTTGACGTTGTTTACACTCACATGGCCAAAGCAAGCACGCTCAATGATATTGTGCCAAACTACTATGCTTTCCAGGATGCCAAAGGCAATTTCCTTGGAGGGTTCGGCAATAACCTGGCAACAAGCCATACAATGGCTGAAAAGCTGATGGTAGATTCAGTGAAATACTGGTTTGACGAATACAAGATTGATGGCATGCGTTTCGACATGATGGGGGATGCAACCTATCCGTCCATCCAGAATGCCTATGATGCAGCTGCCGCAATCAATCCGGATGCCCTGTTCATCGGCGAAGGCTGGCGGACATTTGCAGGTCATCTTGCTGACCCGGCTCTTGAAGGAATGGGGGCAGATCAGGATTGGATGGATAAGACCGATGATGTTGGTGTGTTCTCTGATGAAATCCGCAATGAGCTGAAATCCGGATTCGGTTCGGAAGGGGAGCCGAGATTCATCACAGGCGGTGCTCGTGATCTGGGTGTTATTTTCAATAATATCAAAGGTCAGCCGTCCAACACTGCAGATGATGATCCAGGCGACATGGTCCAGTATATTGAAGCGCACGATAATCTGCCGTTGTATGATGTAATCGCCCAGTCTATTAAAAAAGACCCGGCCATCCCGGAAAATAATCTGGAAATCCATAAGCGGATCCGCCTCGGCAACTCGCTGATCCTGACCTCGCAGGGAACTGCCTTCCTGCATGCCGGCCAGGAATACGGCCGGACAAAGCAATGGCTCGCTGAAGGAGTGCCGGAGCAGAAATACCATGAGCTGACAGATGAAAATGGGGTTCCGTTTGGATACTTTATCCATGATTCTTATGATTCATCTGATGCGATCAACAAATTTGACTGGCAGAAAGCCACTAATGCATCAGCTTATAAAGTAAATACAATGACACGCGAATACACTGAAGGCCTGATTGAACTGCGAAGATCAACAAACGCCTTCCGCCTTGGGGATAAAGAGCTTGTAGACAAAAACGTTTCCCTGCTTAGTTTCCCTGAAATGAAGGATCAGGATCTGCTGATTGCATATAAAAATGTATCAACAGACAAAACTGGCAGCTATTATGTGTTCATGAATGCTGACAGCAAAGTCCGCAGCCTGACGCTTGGAGAACTGGATCTCTCGAAAGGGACTGTTCTTGTCGATAACGATGAAGCAGGAATTAAGGCTGTTAAAGATAAGTCCGGCTTTACCCTTGCAGATGGAAAACTGACACTGGATCCATTAACAGTAGTGGTCATCAAGGAAGGCGCAAAGGGAGAGGAAAACCCTGGCGGCAATCATGAGCCTTCCAATCCGCCTGCACCTGGGAAGCCTGGAACCATCGAGCTTCCGGCAGGGGCTGCAGAAATAGTCAGACAAAAAAATCCATCCGGCAAAATGGAGGTTATTACAAAAATCCGTTCCGAGAAGATAGCGGAGATCGTAAATACCATCTCAGCGGATAGAAAAATGATAGCAGTGAAACTGGAAAAGCCGTCTTCAGGGGAAACTGTCCTGGCACAGCTGCCGGCAAAGCTGTTCAGTGAAGCTGTTCGAAAAAATAAAAATGTCATTATAGAAATCCAGGCGGACGGTGCAATCTACAGGATTCCTGTATCAGAGATTGATACTGCAGCCCTGGCCAAAAAGCTTGGAGTCTCTGAAGATGCTGTTTATATTACAGTGTCTGTTAATCAAGCTTCAGCACCGTCTAAAAATGCTCAGGTTGTGTCAGATGCGTTTGCGTTTGAGCTTGAGGCACATGCTGGAGATAAGAAAGAGAGCATTTCAGCATTTGAAAAGTTTGCAGAAAAAGAGATTATGGGCAGCAAGGAATTTGATCCTCGCAAGTCCACTGCAGTCAGATTTAAACAGGATGGCAGCTTTACAGCTGTTCCAACTGTATTTGACGGTAAAACAGCGAAGATCAAATCACTGACGAATTCCGTATATGGAATCGTTGAAAATGATAAAACATTCCAGGATGTTAACCGGTCAAGCTGGGCAGAGGAATATATTGAAACTCTTGCTTCCAAATACATTATTAAAGGGAAAACAGATGAGAAGTATGCACCAGGGGAGGAAATCACCCGGGCAGAATTCACCGTCCTGCTTGTAAGGGCTTTAGGGCTCCCGGCAAAAGCGTATGATAAGAAATTCTCGGATGTTAAGGGAAATGAGTGGTTCAATGCAAACGGAGAGCTGACAGCAGCTGTCCACTTCGGCATTATCAGCGGCAAACCGGATGGCACTTTTGCGCCAAACGAAAAGCTGACACGTGCCCAGGCGGCCGTTATGATCGCAAGAGCAATGGATCTGGGCTTCCTGGAGTTTGACAAGTCGCAGCTGAATTCTAATAAAAAGCTGACAGACTTCAAAGATGCCAGCCAATTTGGAGCATGGGCAAAAGAAGGTGCAGAGGCTGTCTATCAATCAGGCATCATGTCAGGAATGACGAAAACCACATTCAATCCAAACGGTTACACCAAACGTGACCAAATGGCAAAAATCCTTGCAGAATTCCTGCGAAAAGCAGAAATGATGAACTAA
- a CDS encoding polysaccharide deacetylase family protein: protein MKAAKGAVAFGFLVLLTLMISGFSFVVDEYDILAVEHQGLYPADQSFHLDACTKESTIKKPPKEAAAKVPVLSYHHIVSREDLSESHYIKGKLNPMVVLKEDFEKQMAYLKEKGYTSLTLSELYDFLARKKDVPAKSVVITFDDGYKDNYVEAYPILKKYNFTAVSFIITGYVTSKLHPYVPEEIQYLSLHEIERGCDVFDYQSHTYNLHQREKNRFNQDASFLLTKEADQIEKDLRTSIRQLEGRKKAFAYPYGEYTPNTINSLINLGFRMAFTVEKKAAERGDRIYEIPRLPVVAETTMEEFIEYVKP, encoded by the coding sequence ATGAAGGCTGCAAAGGGAGCGGTTGCTTTTGGTTTTCTGGTGCTGCTGACCCTGATGATATCAGGTTTCAGTTTTGTCGTTGACGAATATGATATTCTCGCTGTTGAGCATCAGGGATTATATCCCGCAGACCAATCCTTTCACTTGGATGCCTGCACCAAGGAATCTACGATAAAAAAGCCTCCAAAAGAGGCGGCAGCTAAAGTTCCTGTCTTGTCATACCATCATATTGTAAGCAGAGAGGACCTGTCTGAAAGCCACTATATCAAAGGTAAACTGAATCCAATGGTTGTATTAAAGGAAGACTTTGAAAAGCAAATGGCCTATTTAAAAGAGAAAGGCTATACATCTTTGACGTTATCTGAGCTATATGATTTTTTAGCAAGGAAAAAGGATGTTCCTGCTAAGAGCGTTGTTATCACCTTTGATGATGGTTATAAGGATAACTATGTGGAAGCCTATCCTATCTTAAAAAAATACAATTTCACAGCTGTCAGCTTTATCATAACCGGGTATGTGACAAGCAAGCTCCATCCTTATGTGCCTGAGGAAATCCAGTATCTCAGCCTTCATGAAATAGAAAGAGGCTGTGATGTATTCGACTATCAGAGCCATACCTACAATCTTCACCAGAGGGAAAAAAACCGGTTTAATCAGGATGCTTCCTTTCTGCTGACAAAAGAGGCAGATCAGATTGAAAAAGACCTAAGAACCAGCATCAGGCAATTGGAAGGCAGAAAAAAGGCGTTTGCCTATCCTTACGGAGAATATACTCCCAATACGATAAACTCCCTAATCAATCTAGGGTTTCGAATGGCATTTACTGTAGAGAAAAAAGCGGCAGAGAGGGGCGACCGCATTTATGAGATCCCGAGGCTGCCGGTGGTGGCGGAAACGACTATGGAGGAGTTTATAGAGTATGTAAAGCCATAG
- a CDS encoding helix-turn-helix transcriptional regulator, giving the protein MLDNKISVYRAEKKMTQQELADAVGVSRQTILSIEKNRYNPSLILAIKIAKAVDKPIMDVFDYKEE; this is encoded by the coding sequence ATGCTTGATAATAAAATCTCTGTGTACAGAGCGGAAAAGAAAATGACGCAGCAGGAGCTGGCAGATGCAGTCGGGGTCAGCCGGCAGACAATCCTTTCCATTGAAAAAAACAGATACAATCCCTCTCTGATTTTGGCCATTAAGATTGCAAAGGCAGTAGACAAACCAATCATGGACGTTTTTGATTACAAGGAGGAATAA
- a CDS encoding glycosyltransferase family 2 protein — protein sequence MIVLLYVSFAIFFAFVIMQSLYILIPLFKEEKKKRKEVRKMYSFSVIVPAFNEEKVLESCIIGYSGQRHQESELIIVNDGSTDHTIGMLTELLSLVPCRRAFSRKLEHKEITAVFQSERYSNIFVIDKRNGGKSDALNAGINFSQNDIVVTLDADSILERNSLSEMNAEFQESGIIACGGNVLIAQAFSGHVHHLKPTFKLKGIIKFQFLQYLTAFYLHKRAQASLGAMTVIAGAFGAFRREVLFNIGGFRETIGEDMDITLKIQKLIKEHGCVHRISYVPAAVCYTECPSTLRDMFKQRVRWQKGFIDCLIQYRKSFFRKLPFGFSTVFLFDQFLVGTLNAFPMLAIPAMLLLNQGQLLLVLMLGSGAVFLYIYQFFTTLFISHLHGVSFRKRDILRILVFLPADILFYRIMNLLFVAYGTLSFFHKSKSWNKLERSGNLAWKGAEKA from the coding sequence GTGATAGTACTGCTGTATGTATCTTTTGCCATCTTTTTTGCCTTTGTAATTATGCAGTCCCTGTATATTTTAATTCCATTGTTCAAGGAAGAGAAAAAAAAGCGCAAGGAAGTCAGGAAAATGTACAGCTTTTCCGTCATTGTGCCTGCTTTTAACGAAGAAAAAGTGCTTGAGTCCTGTATCATTGGCTACAGTGGCCAGAGGCATCAGGAATCAGAGCTGATCATTGTAAATGACGGATCAACTGACCATACAATTGGCATGCTTACAGAGCTATTGTCCCTGGTTCCATGCAGAAGGGCTTTTTCAAGAAAATTAGAGCATAAAGAGATAACAGCTGTATTTCAATCAGAGCGGTACTCCAATATCTTTGTCATTGACAAGCGAAATGGCGGAAAATCGGATGCCTTGAATGCCGGAATCAACTTCAGCCAAAATGACATTGTTGTTACGCTTGATGCGGACAGCATATTGGAGAGGAACAGCCTTTCAGAAATGAATGCTGAATTCCAGGAATCAGGCATTATTGCCTGCGGTGGAAACGTCCTTATCGCACAGGCTTTCAGTGGGCACGTCCATCATCTTAAACCTACTTTTAAGCTAAAGGGGATCATTAAATTTCAGTTCCTCCAATATTTAACCGCGTTTTATCTTCATAAACGGGCCCAGGCATCGCTCGGAGCCATGACGGTCATAGCAGGAGCATTTGGAGCATTCCGCCGGGAGGTCCTATTTAATATTGGCGGTTTTCGGGAAACGATTGGCGAGGATATGGATATTACCCTTAAGATCCAGAAGCTGATCAAAGAACATGGCTGTGTCCACAGAATTTCCTACGTCCCAGCCGCTGTCTGTTATACTGAATGCCCCAGTACGCTAAGGGACATGTTCAAGCAGAGGGTCCGCTGGCAAAAAGGCTTTATTGACTGCCTGATACAATACCGGAAATCCTTTTTCCGCAAACTGCCTTTTGGCTTTTCTACTGTCTTTTTGTTTGACCAATTCCTTGTCGGCACATTGAATGCCTTTCCAATGCTGGCCATACCGGCGATGCTGCTGTTGAATCAGGGCCAGCTTCTGCTTGTGCTCATGCTCGGTTCAGGGGCCGTCTTCCTGTATATCTATCAATTTTTTACAACATTGTTTATCAGCCATCTGCATGGGGTTTCCTTTCGGAAGAGGGATATACTCAGGATCCTTGTCTTTCTGCCGGCGGATATATTATTCTATCGCATTATGAATCTATTGTTTGTCGCTTATGGGACGCTGTCCTTTTTTCATAAATCTAAAAGCTGGAATAAGCTTGAGAGGTCTGGAAATCTGGCATGGAAAGGGGCGGAAAAGGCGTGA
- a CDS encoding glycoside hydrolase family 16 protein, giving the protein MKIFFLFLLILALPGSEFVHEKQTAAKMPERVFGKEEMAAPSVDMTKKDGWHLVWNDEFHDEKSFIKWNPQNWPSEKNGEWQYYLPENIDVRDDLLVISSRKESYKGRSYTSGAVTTESKFEFTYGKIEIRAKLPKGRGIFPAFWLVNSDEDWLPEIDIMENIGQAPNELYYVVHWKDEAGKQKRDYTKITEDIDFSEDFHLYGLIWEPGRIIWTLDGRNVFETDKFSPDSPLFLYINTAIGGNWPGPPDPQDDFPKELLIDYVRVYQQGGIGQ; this is encoded by the coding sequence ATGAAGATTTTTTTCTTGTTTCTTCTTATTTTGGCTTTGCCAGGCAGTGAATTTGTACATGAAAAGCAAACGGCTGCGAAGATGCCAGAAAGAGTATTCGGTAAAGAAGAAATGGCTGCCCCTTCAGTGGATATGACAAAGAAAGATGGGTGGCATCTTGTCTGGAATGATGAATTTCACGATGAAAAGTCATTCATAAAGTGGAATCCGCAAAATTGGCCATCAGAAAAAAATGGAGAATGGCAGTATTACCTTCCGGAAAATATTGATGTCAGGGATGATCTCCTGGTTATTTCAAGCAGAAAAGAGTCTTATAAGGGACGAAGCTATACCTCTGGTGCTGTTACGACTGAAAGCAAGTTTGAGTTCACTTATGGAAAAATTGAGATCAGAGCGAAGCTGCCGAAGGGAAGAGGCATATTTCCCGCTTTCTGGCTTGTGAATTCCGACGAAGACTGGCTGCCGGAAATAGATATCATGGAGAATATTGGCCAGGCTCCGAACGAGCTTTATTATGTTGTTCATTGGAAGGACGAAGCCGGCAAACAAAAAAGGGATTACACAAAGATAACGGAGGATATTGATTTCTCTGAGGATTTCCATCTGTACGGTCTAATATGGGAACCGGGAAGAATCATATGGACACTGGACGGCAGAAACGTCTTTGAAACAGATAAATTTTCGCCGGATTCGCCTCTCTTTCTGTATATAAATACGGCCATTGGCGGAAACTGGCCGGGACCGCCGGATCCGCAGGATGATTTTCCAAAAGAATTGCTGATTGACTATGTCAGGGTATACCAACAAGGAGGGATAGGCCAGTGA